The nucleotide sequence TTGATTTGGTGATCACCGACATGAAAATGCCCGTGCTGGGCGGAGCCGCGCTGCGCGATTCCGTGCGGCGGATTCAGCCCGACATGCGCTTTATCTACATGTCGGGATACTTCGGGGAATCGTGGGGCGAAGCCACCGGGACCACGAATAGTGCGTCCCCGTTTTTGAGTAAGCCATTTTCCACGCGAGTATTGGTGCAGACGGTGCACGCCGCTCTGAGTTAGAGCCGGAGAAGCGTGGCCATAACCACAAAACCGGCCATGAACATTCTTCATGGGTGGGGCGGAAATCATTTGGTGTTGCTCCGAAAATGTCCTAGCTCACTGCCATGATTTTTTCGCGGGATGGCGCAGATGTGTGGGTGCCGGGAGGAGGCGCGGCCAACGCGGCGTTGCAGCGGGTGACCCACCTGTGCATCGGGGCGCACCAGGATGACGTGGAGATCATGGCGCATTCCGCCATTTGTGCGTGCCTCGATGATTCGGCCAACCTGGCGTTTGGCGGCGTCGTCGTCACCGACGGAGCGGGGTCGTCGCGACGCGGACCGTATGCCGACAAGACTGATGACGAGATGAAGGTCATCCGCGCCGAGGAACAACGCGAGGCGGCGCGGCGCGGTCGTTATGCGATTCAAATCCAACTCGCGCATCCGAGCGCGGCCGTGAAAGACGCGGCGGCCCCGGCGGTGGTGGCTGACCTGGCCGCCGTGCTGGCTGGTTGCTCACCTCGCGAGGTGCTGTTGCACAACCCCGCCGACAAGCATGACACGCACGTCGCCGTGTTGCTGCGCAGCCTCACGGCGCTGCGGCAACTGCCGGTGTCGGAACGGCCGACCCGGGTGCTGGGGGTGGAAGTGTGGCGCGGCCTCGACTGGATGCTCGATTCCGACAAAGTGGCGCTCGATACCAGCGCGCGACCCGAACTGCGGGCGCAATTGCTGGAGGTGTTCGATTCCCAGATTTTTGGTGGCAAGCGCTACGATCTCGCCACGGAAGGGCGCCGGGCTGCCAACGCGACATTTCACGATTCACATGCCAGCGATGAAGTGAGTGGGATCA is from Synoicihabitans lomoniglobus and encodes:
- a CDS encoding PIG-L deacetylase family protein; amino-acid sequence: MIFSRDGADVWVPGGGAANAALQRVTHLCIGAHQDDVEIMAHSAICACLDDSANLAFGGVVVTDGAGSSRRGPYADKTDDEMKVIRAEEQREAARRGRYAIQIQLAHPSAAVKDAAAPAVVADLAAVLAGCSPREVLLHNPADKHDTHVAVLLRSLTALRQLPVSERPTRVLGVEVWRGLDWMLDSDKVALDTSARPELRAQLLEVFDSQIFGGKRYDLATEGRRAANATFHDSHASDEVSGINWAMDLTPVVHSDTVDLADYTLAYIDRLRADVAARIARLR